The Candidatus Thermoplasmatota archaeon genome has a segment encoding these proteins:
- a CDS encoding 4Fe-4S binding protein gives MTQKAMATFRIDVTDRPKQLFVYPELCVGCHLCSYACSLNKYGVLSKTKTAIRIVRKEGGFEFPNFCIQCEDKTCMKFCPTDALVWNARVGSVDLLDERCISCGICAIKCEYDAISFENAEVVKCDLCSGDPQCVKFCPTDAIRFEDSSNEREVDRERGARERIPTVHEQLVLTKDQLKAERERAKAAGVVFAAPKEVAKLPSPADEAAASGKPYLGRGSVVETAGLREERSRAEALLPTLKGVDEVAPVAGLSDIESRVHRALERAGVREAARAMTTDDLLATGLKLTHTIVAFSLLEMERKGFVADAGGKRYFLVR, from the coding sequence ATGACCCAGAAGGCCATGGCCACGTTCCGGATCGACGTGACCGATCGGCCCAAGCAGCTCTTCGTGTACCCCGAGCTGTGCGTGGGCTGCCACCTCTGCTCCTACGCGTGCAGCCTCAACAAGTACGGCGTCCTTTCCAAGACGAAGACGGCCATCCGCATCGTGCGCAAGGAAGGGGGCTTCGAGTTCCCGAACTTCTGCATCCAGTGCGAGGACAAGACGTGCATGAAGTTCTGCCCCACCGACGCGCTCGTGTGGAACGCGCGGGTGGGAAGCGTCGACCTCCTCGACGAGCGGTGCATCTCCTGCGGCATCTGCGCGATCAAGTGCGAGTACGACGCCATCTCCTTCGAGAACGCGGAGGTCGTCAAGTGCGACCTCTGCTCGGGCGACCCGCAGTGCGTGAAGTTCTGCCCGACGGACGCGATCCGCTTTGAGGACTCCTCCAACGAGCGCGAGGTCGACCGCGAGCGGGGCGCCCGCGAGCGCATCCCGACCGTCCACGAGCAGCTCGTCCTCACGAAGGACCAGCTCAAGGCCGAGCGCGAACGCGCCAAGGCCGCCGGCGTCGTTTTCGCCGCGCCAAAGGAAGTGGCAAAGCTCCCAAGCCCGGCCGACGAGGCCGCCGCCTCGGGCAAGCCGTACCTGGGCCGGGGTTCCGTCGTCGAGACGGCCGGCCTGCGCGAGGAGCGCTCGCGCGCGGAAGCGCTCCTGCCGACGCTCAAGGGCGTGGACGAGGTCGCGCCCGTCGCCGGCCTCTCGGACATCGAGAGCCGCGTGCACCGCGCGCTCGAGCGCGCAGGCGTGCGCGAGGCCGCGCGCGCCATGACGACGGACGACCTTCTGGCCACCGGCCTCAAGCTCACGCACACGATCGTCGCGTTCTCGCTCCTCGAGATGGAGCGAAAGGGATTCGTCGCCGACGCGGGCGGAAAGCGGTATTTCCTCGTGCGGTAG
- a CDS encoding MoaD/ThiS family protein: protein MRVRFRFVRPFRDAVGQSEVALDVGSPRLVDVLRELVARYPGLAEHLYEDGELSSYVNVYVNGAPIEIGRARETAVGADDEILFLLPLTGGSGTGLNFWNRLILRKYYNAGHLNRFDR from the coding sequence GTGCGCGTCCGCTTCCGGTTCGTGCGGCCCTTCCGCGACGCGGTGGGCCAAAGCGAGGTCGCCCTCGACGTGGGCTCGCCGCGGCTCGTGGACGTGCTGCGGGAGCTCGTCGCCCGCTACCCAGGCCTCGCCGAGCATCTGTACGAGGACGGCGAGCTTTCGTCCTACGTCAACGTCTACGTGAACGGAGCGCCGATCGAGATCGGGCGCGCGCGCGAAACCGCCGTCGGGGCGGACGACGAGATCCTGTTCCTCCTCCCGCTCACGGGCGGTTCGGGCACAGGCCTTAACTTCTGGAACCGGCTTATATTGCGTAAGTACTATAATGCGGGCCATTTGAACCGGTTCGATCGTTAG